From one Alicyclobacillus acidocaldarius subsp. acidocaldarius Tc-4-1 genomic stretch:
- a CDS encoding MerR family transcriptional regulator, with protein sequence MDRDKLWTVEAAAERLGVTPRTLHYYEEMGLIPEVRRTPGGHRLYDEETIERMEHILRLKDALGYSLQEIRSILATEDQLKAYRERIASGHEPECNLHMLTESVRLLEDVVRHIDEKMARLAAMRERYVDRLTRIRDRLQREQSALQAAQEDEERR encoded by the coding sequence ATGGATCGCGACAAACTGTGGACCGTGGAGGCCGCGGCGGAGCGACTCGGCGTCACGCCACGCACACTGCACTATTACGAGGAGATGGGCCTCATCCCGGAGGTCCGCCGCACCCCGGGAGGCCACCGGCTCTACGACGAGGAAACCATCGAGCGCATGGAACACATTCTTCGCCTCAAGGACGCCCTCGGTTACTCGCTTCAGGAGATCCGATCCATCCTTGCGACCGAAGACCAACTGAAGGCATACCGGGAACGCATCGCTTCAGGACACGAGCCCGAATGCAACTTGCACATGCTCACTGAATCGGTGCGCCTGCTTGAAGACGTCGTCCGCCACATCGACGAGAAGATGGCGCGCCTCGCGGCGATGCGCGAGCGTTACGTCGATCGGTTGACGCGCATTCGGGATCGCCTTCAGCGCGAACAATCGGCGCTCCAAGCGGCACAAGAAGATGAAGAAAGGCGGTGA
- a CDS encoding peptide ABC transporter substrate-binding protein, which produces MTAAGLAAGCGVAGSSPHSAGNASASETSARAAADTVAPQKGGTLIIALPAGASITWYIPIVNASNNSLYNSRLISCLYPGLLYINDQYKIDWQDSFADRITYNAAGTVYTIYLKKNWKWSDGTPVTADDVIFDYDVFAATSAPNAPKPWPNTAAGSGGVPDNIKSVKKLNNYTIQITLKKPVNQQWFIYNGIGLFGPIPKHAWDKYPNDMTAEITYLGKEAQNPNFVKVVDGPFMLQSAKQNQAWTLVPNPTFAGHKSTLDKLIFQYEASTAAEFAGLRSGTIGIGYLDWSMWNARQQLIQQGYTVQPAYSFAYDFIELNMLKGSPLYSAFSDLRVRQALEMAIDQDSINKDIYHGYAPPLYGPIPSTPRTQFFDPKLSKPLYPFNLTKAAQLLDQAGWKLQNGVRTKDGVQLSFDMLVPSGEQTALLEAELIQEDWKSIGVIANLKEMPLSEEFSVMASSDPKKWEAASGTGIIYGGSYPSGELLFKPGGLDNFGFDDPQLDKLIDKTTSPEPSLQATLNDFYAYEELAAKDLPVLWVNVPAGIRVVAKNVHNVTDDVMNPVVGVPLYNYIWMSK; this is translated from the coding sequence GTGACTGCTGCAGGCCTCGCAGCGGGCTGCGGCGTGGCGGGTTCAAGCCCGCATTCTGCAGGCAATGCTTCCGCATCCGAGACTTCTGCTCGGGCTGCCGCTGACACGGTTGCACCACAAAAGGGCGGAACATTAATCATTGCACTTCCGGCAGGAGCCTCCATCACATGGTACATTCCTATCGTCAACGCGTCGAACAACAGCCTGTACAACTCTCGGCTCATCAGCTGCCTATACCCGGGGCTCCTTTACATCAACGACCAATACAAAATTGACTGGCAGGATTCGTTTGCGGACCGGATCACGTACAACGCTGCCGGCACGGTCTACACCATCTACCTGAAAAAGAACTGGAAGTGGTCGGACGGCACACCGGTCACGGCCGACGACGTGATCTTCGATTACGACGTGTTTGCGGCGACCAGCGCACCGAACGCGCCGAAGCCTTGGCCCAACACTGCGGCAGGTTCTGGCGGAGTTCCGGATAACATCAAGAGCGTGAAGAAGCTGAACAACTACACCATTCAAATTACACTGAAGAAGCCGGTCAACCAGCAGTGGTTCATTTACAACGGCATAGGACTGTTCGGACCGATTCCAAAGCACGCCTGGGACAAGTATCCGAACGACATGACCGCCGAGATCACGTACCTCGGCAAAGAAGCACAGAATCCGAACTTTGTCAAGGTCGTCGACGGACCGTTCATGTTGCAGAGCGCGAAACAAAATCAGGCCTGGACGCTCGTGCCCAACCCCACGTTCGCGGGCCACAAGAGCACACTGGATAAGTTGATCTTCCAGTACGAGGCGTCGACCGCGGCCGAGTTCGCCGGCCTCCGCTCGGGCACCATTGGCATTGGCTACCTCGACTGGAGCATGTGGAACGCCAGGCAGCAGCTCATCCAGCAGGGGTACACGGTGCAACCCGCCTATTCGTTTGCCTATGACTTTATCGAGTTGAACATGCTGAAGGGATCGCCTCTCTACAGCGCGTTCTCGGATCTGCGCGTGCGGCAGGCGCTCGAGATGGCCATCGACCAAGACAGCATCAACAAAGACATCTACCACGGCTACGCGCCTCCGCTCTACGGACCCATCCCGTCGACGCCAAGGACGCAGTTCTTCGATCCGAAGCTGTCCAAGCCTTTGTATCCGTTCAATCTCACGAAGGCAGCTCAACTCCTGGATCAGGCGGGCTGGAAGCTGCAAAATGGCGTTCGCACCAAGGACGGGGTGCAGTTGTCGTTCGACATGCTGGTGCCGTCCGGCGAACAAACGGCGCTGCTGGAGGCCGAGCTCATCCAAGAGGACTGGAAGAGCATCGGCGTGATCGCCAACCTGAAGGAGATGCCGCTCTCCGAAGAGTTCAGCGTCATGGCGAGCTCCGATCCGAAGAAGTGGGAGGCCGCGTCCGGCACGGGCATCATTTACGGCGGCTCGTACCCATCCGGCGAGTTGCTCTTCAAACCCGGAGGACTGGACAACTTCGGGTTTGACGATCCGCAGCTCGACAAACTGATCGACAAGACGACAAGTCCCGAACCCTCGCTGCAGGCAACGCTGAACGACTTCTACGCCTACGAGGAGTTGGCGGCGAAGGACCTCCCGGTCCTCTGGGTCAACGTCCCGGCTGGCATCCGCGTCGTCGCCAAGAACGTGCACAACGTCACCGACGACGTGATGAACCCTGTGGTAGGCGTTCCGCTCTACAATTACATCTGGATGTCGAAGTGA
- a CDS encoding inorganic phosphate transporter: MSVLVVYALVAVFAALSGLNDGGNLLAVLASSRILPVAVVIAEMGTCMAAAPFLVGTRVAHTIGAGILPLPELSLPVVTAALLATLLTLAACYVSGLPTSITFALVGAMGGVGAVMLGMDRVHWLSVGRVAGWLVLSVVLAGGAGYAVHYVAKVLLGRVSARAGRAALWTEIATSACVCIGYGANDAEKTLGLLALVTGVSNHHVTFRVAPWMVGFSTAAFLGGLLVGGWRVARTIQGHVFRIRPIHAVMNELATAAVVIAASSLGGPVSTTQALDSSLVGVGASAHARRVRWRVVRKMAGVWLMTMPLAFLVGCVTGQLFVWGGYR, translated from the coding sequence GTGAGTGTTCTCGTGGTATACGCGCTCGTAGCGGTTTTTGCGGCGCTCTCGGGATTGAATGATGGAGGAAATTTGCTCGCGGTGCTCGCGAGTTCACGAATCCTGCCAGTGGCGGTCGTGATCGCCGAGATGGGCACGTGCATGGCGGCTGCTCCTTTCCTCGTCGGCACGCGCGTGGCTCATACCATTGGCGCTGGCATCCTGCCGCTTCCAGAACTGAGCCTACCGGTGGTGACGGCGGCACTATTGGCGACGCTCCTGACGCTTGCCGCGTGTTACGTGTCAGGGCTGCCGACCAGCATCACGTTTGCGCTCGTAGGCGCAATGGGCGGAGTGGGAGCTGTGATGCTGGGGATGGATCGGGTTCACTGGTTGAGCGTCGGGCGCGTGGCAGGATGGCTCGTCTTGAGCGTGGTCCTGGCAGGGGGTGCGGGATATGCAGTTCACTATGTCGCCAAGGTCCTCCTGGGACGTGTGTCCGCGCGAGCGGGCCGGGCGGCGCTGTGGACGGAGATTGCGACATCGGCTTGCGTATGCATAGGATACGGCGCGAACGATGCGGAGAAGACGCTGGGCCTTTTGGCGCTCGTGACGGGCGTGTCGAATCATCACGTGACTTTTCGCGTGGCGCCGTGGATGGTCGGATTCTCGACCGCAGCCTTTCTGGGGGGGCTTCTCGTGGGCGGCTGGCGCGTGGCTCGCACCATCCAAGGTCACGTCTTTCGTATCCGCCCTATCCACGCGGTCATGAACGAGTTGGCCACTGCGGCGGTCGTGATCGCGGCCTCAAGCCTGGGCGGGCCGGTGAGCACGACGCAGGCGCTCGACAGCTCGCTCGTGGGTGTGGGGGCGAGCGCGCACGCGCGGCGGGTGCGGTGGCGCGTGGTGCGGAAGATGGCCGGGGTGTGGCTCATGACCATGCCGCTGGCATTTCTCGTCGGGTGTGTGACGGGACAACTGTTTGTTTGGGGGGGATACCGATGA
- a CDS encoding DUF47 domain-containing protein, whose amino-acid sequence MSKLAQWLRPHESRFFALLEAQARQAQRGVHLLGEIVEMKPGEAELRRYAERMRALEQEGDAIRRNVIEELIRSFMTPMDREDIYDLSRSLDDILDYAHTTVQEFLVYAIPFEPAIHEMAEALKEGVDALAEAVAGLVKPGPSVHAAIVRAKKMENRMEELYRESNAELFMSQDVHHIFRMREVYRHLSNAADRLDRAADMVGSILIKGLG is encoded by the coding sequence ATGAGCAAACTGGCGCAGTGGCTTCGCCCGCATGAGTCGAGGTTCTTCGCGCTTCTGGAGGCGCAGGCGCGGCAGGCACAACGAGGCGTGCATTTGCTCGGCGAGATCGTGGAGATGAAGCCGGGTGAGGCCGAGCTGCGCCGGTATGCGGAGCGGATGCGCGCGCTGGAGCAGGAGGGAGACGCCATTCGGCGGAACGTCATTGAGGAACTCATCCGCAGCTTCATGACGCCGATGGATCGGGAGGATATTTACGATCTCTCCCGCAGCCTGGACGACATTCTCGACTATGCGCACACGACGGTGCAGGAGTTTCTGGTGTACGCGATTCCGTTTGAGCCCGCCATTCATGAGATGGCCGAAGCGCTGAAGGAAGGCGTGGATGCCTTGGCCGAGGCGGTGGCCGGGCTCGTGAAGCCGGGGCCGTCTGTGCACGCGGCGATTGTGCGCGCGAAGAAGATGGAGAATCGGATGGAGGAACTGTATCGGGAGTCGAACGCCGAGCTGTTCATGAGCCAGGACGTGCACCACATCTTCCGCATGCGCGAGGTGTACCGGCACCTGAGCAATGCTGCGGATAGGCTCGATAGGGCCGCGGACATGGTGGGGAGCATCTTGATCAAGGGGCTGGGGTGA
- the glpK gene encoding glycerol kinase GlpK, which produces MGARTFILAFDQGTTSSRAILFDRAGRIHSIAQKEFTQIYPKLGWVEHDPMEIWGTQSGVAREVLEKAAVSPEQVAAIGITNQRETTVVWEKETGKPVYNAIVWQDRRTADICDQLKVAGHADLIRDKTGLVIDAYFSGTKIKWILDHVEGARERAERGELLFGTIDTWLVWNLTRGKVHVTDYTNASRTMLFNIHTLDWDDDLLKLLGIPRAMLPEVRPSSSIYGHTDEHTFGGANIPIAGIAGDQQAALFGQTCFEPGMVKNTYGTGCFMLMNTGEKPVASPSGLLTTIAWGLEDKVTYALEGSVFIAGAAIQWLRDGLRFFDSAADSEYFASKVEDTGGVYVVPAFAGLGAPYWDMYARGAIFGLTRGTRKEHIIRATLESLAYQTKDILDAMQRDSGIELKSLRVDGGAVANNLLMQFQADILGVPVERPQIAESTALGAAYLAGLAVGFWTKDEIARSGDLDRRFDPQMDSETRARLYRGWQRAVERTMGWAQEDV; this is translated from the coding sequence ATGGGCGCACGAACGTTCATCCTCGCCTTCGATCAAGGCACAACCAGTTCCCGCGCGATTTTGTTCGATCGCGCCGGGCGCATTCACAGCATCGCCCAGAAGGAGTTCACCCAGATCTATCCGAAGCTCGGCTGGGTCGAACATGACCCGATGGAGATCTGGGGAACGCAGAGCGGCGTCGCGCGCGAGGTGCTCGAAAAGGCGGCCGTGTCCCCGGAACAGGTGGCGGCCATCGGGATCACCAACCAGCGCGAGACCACTGTGGTATGGGAAAAGGAGACCGGCAAACCCGTCTACAACGCCATCGTATGGCAAGATCGCCGCACGGCCGACATTTGCGACCAACTGAAGGTGGCCGGGCACGCCGATTTGATCCGCGACAAGACGGGCCTAGTCATCGATGCCTACTTCTCCGGCACGAAGATCAAGTGGATTCTCGATCACGTCGAGGGTGCTCGCGAGCGCGCTGAACGCGGCGAGTTGCTTTTCGGCACCATCGACACCTGGCTTGTGTGGAACCTGACGCGCGGCAAGGTTCACGTAACGGACTACACGAACGCGTCCCGCACCATGCTCTTCAACATTCACACGCTCGACTGGGACGATGATCTCCTGAAGCTCCTCGGCATCCCGCGCGCCATGCTGCCCGAGGTCCGCCCTTCCTCGTCCATCTACGGCCACACCGACGAGCACACGTTTGGCGGCGCGAACATCCCCATCGCTGGCATTGCAGGAGATCAGCAGGCGGCGCTCTTTGGACAGACGTGCTTCGAACCGGGGATGGTCAAGAACACGTACGGAACGGGCTGCTTCATGCTCATGAACACAGGCGAGAAACCCGTGGCATCGCCGTCTGGGCTGTTGACGACCATCGCCTGGGGGCTCGAGGACAAAGTCACGTATGCGCTCGAGGGAAGCGTCTTCATCGCGGGCGCGGCGATTCAGTGGTTGCGCGACGGGCTGCGCTTCTTCGACTCGGCGGCCGACTCGGAATACTTTGCGAGCAAAGTGGAGGACACTGGCGGCGTGTACGTCGTGCCGGCGTTCGCGGGGCTCGGTGCCCCGTACTGGGACATGTACGCTCGCGGCGCCATCTTCGGACTGACGCGCGGAACTCGCAAGGAGCACATCATTCGAGCCACGCTTGAGTCGCTCGCGTATCAGACGAAAGACATCCTGGACGCGATGCAGCGGGATTCCGGTATTGAGCTGAAGTCGCTGCGGGTGGATGGCGGTGCAGTCGCGAACAACCTGCTCATGCAGTTCCAGGCGGACATTCTCGGCGTGCCGGTCGAGCGCCCGCAGATCGCGGAGTCCACGGCTCTTGGCGCCGCGTATCTCGCGGGGCTAGCCGTGGGATTTTGGACAAAGGACGAGATCGCCCGCAGTGGAGACCTCGACCGCAGGTTCGACCCGCAGATGGACTCCGAAACCCGGGCGCGCCTGTATCGAGGATGGCAGCGCGCCGTGGAGCGCACGATGGGATGGGCGCAGGAGGACGTGTGA
- a CDS encoding glycerol-3-phosphate dehydrogenase/oxidase, which yields MAEARFSTMARSVIKAEMAGEPFDLLIIGGGITGAGILLDATARGMKAALVEMQDFAAGTSNRSTKLVHGGLRYLKQFEIGLVAEVGKERAIVYENGPHITTPVWMLLPIIEGGTYGWLATSVGIYVYDKLAGVKRSERRKMLTAEQALEIEPLLRRDGLKGAGYYVEYRTDDARLTLEILKKAVEMGGIALNYAKATGFLYHEGRVAGAEVEDVLTGETFAVRAKKVVNATGPWVDELREKDGSKSGKTLHHTKGVHIVVDGKRFPLRNSVYFDVPDGRMVFAIPRDGKTYIGTTDTDYHGDLVHPRMTKADRDYLIDCVNFMFPSVKLTAADIESSWAGVRPLIHEEGKDPSEISRKDEVFVSPSGLLTIAGGKLTGYRKMAEKVVDMVASHLAHEGQRFGPCTTDKIPYSGGDFGGSDKMPAFVEDRVQRGVKLGLAEEDARRLARRYGTNVDVVFNLLVSGRDRAEAYGLRPDVYAELEYGLRHEMVVTPSDFFVRRTGALYFDIDWVKENQDSVIRYMAAACGWSDEETERHARELQARVMEATTVEEDIPASGNLVGA from the coding sequence ATGGCGGAGGCGCGGTTTTCGACGATGGCGAGATCGGTCATCAAAGCGGAGATGGCTGGCGAGCCGTTTGATTTGCTCATCATCGGCGGGGGCATCACGGGGGCGGGCATCCTGCTCGACGCGACGGCGCGGGGCATGAAGGCGGCGCTCGTCGAAATGCAAGACTTCGCTGCGGGCACATCCAACCGGTCGACGAAGCTCGTGCACGGCGGCTTGCGGTATCTGAAGCAGTTTGAGATAGGGCTCGTTGCCGAGGTCGGGAAGGAGCGCGCTATCGTCTACGAGAACGGCCCGCACATCACGACCCCCGTGTGGATGCTGTTGCCCATCATCGAGGGCGGCACGTACGGCTGGCTGGCGACGAGCGTGGGCATCTACGTCTACGACAAGCTCGCGGGCGTCAAGCGCTCCGAGCGGCGCAAGATGCTCACCGCCGAGCAGGCGCTTGAGATCGAGCCGCTGCTCCGCCGCGATGGCCTGAAGGGCGCCGGCTATTATGTCGAATACCGGACAGACGACGCCCGCCTCACGCTCGAGATTCTGAAAAAGGCGGTAGAGATGGGCGGTATCGCGCTGAACTACGCGAAGGCCACCGGTTTTCTCTACCATGAGGGCCGCGTCGCGGGTGCCGAAGTCGAGGACGTGCTCACCGGCGAAACGTTCGCCGTCCGAGCGAAGAAGGTCGTCAACGCCACCGGCCCCTGGGTCGATGAGCTCCGGGAGAAGGACGGGTCGAAGTCCGGCAAAACCCTGCATCACACCAAAGGCGTGCACATCGTGGTGGACGGCAAGCGGTTTCCGCTCCGAAATTCCGTGTACTTCGACGTGCCCGACGGGCGCATGGTCTTCGCCATTCCACGAGACGGCAAGACCTACATCGGCACTACCGACACGGATTACCACGGCGATCTCGTCCATCCCCGCATGACCAAGGCGGATCGCGACTATCTCATCGACTGCGTCAACTTCATGTTCCCAAGCGTCAAGCTGACGGCGGCGGACATCGAGAGCAGTTGGGCGGGCGTTCGGCCGCTCATCCACGAAGAAGGCAAAGATCCGTCCGAGATCTCGCGCAAGGACGAGGTGTTCGTCTCGCCGTCTGGGCTTCTCACCATCGCGGGCGGCAAGCTCACCGGCTACCGCAAGATGGCGGAGAAGGTCGTTGACATGGTGGCGAGCCATCTCGCCCACGAAGGGCAGCGCTTCGGACCGTGCACCACGGACAAAATCCCTTATTCGGGCGGGGATTTCGGCGGATCAGACAAGATGCCGGCGTTTGTCGAGGATCGCGTGCAGCGCGGCGTGAAGCTCGGCCTGGCGGAGGAGGATGCGCGGCGCCTCGCCCGCCGCTATGGCACCAACGTGGATGTCGTCTTCAACCTGCTGGTGTCCGGGCGGGATCGCGCAGAGGCGTATGGGCTCAGGCCCGATGTGTACGCGGAATTGGAGTACGGCCTGCGGCACGAGATGGTGGTGACGCCGTCGGATTTCTTCGTCCGGCGAACGGGCGCGCTTTACTTCGACATCGACTGGGTGAAGGAGAATCAGGATTCCGTCATCCGTTACATGGCTGCGGCATGCGGCTGGAGCGATGAAGAGACCGAGCGGCACGCGCGGGAACTTCAGGCGCGCGTCATGGAGGCAACCACGGTGGAAGAAGACATTCCCGCATCGGGCAACCTCGTGGGGGCGTGA
- a CDS encoding S53 family peptidase, with product MGLWKQLAFGLPAALGMLAVGVPTMDADAVQAAPLANPSTENAQDLGPANASQTVTASVILRVQNPTALQNYIQQTETPGSAQYHKFLTTSQFAAQFAPSSQTIQQIEQELQQYGLQVVNVSADHLDLQVQGTIQQFDHAFNTVIDLFKANGQVFRAPKKPPQIPVALLTNVLAVVGLDTANAAQSLTVKTPNVSGMPSPKAVLPQGGSTATGTPGSYTVGDTANRYDINPLYQQGITGKGETVGIVTLSSFNPQDAYTYWKGIGLHVAQNRIQMVNVDGGGQMDDGSVETALDVEQAGGIAPSSNVVVYDAPNTDQGFIDAFYQAVSDNQVDSLSVSWGQPEIDYLPQMNQGQSYVDELLAFTQAFMEAAAQGISVYAAAGDSGAYDTARDFPPSQGFSTPLTVDFPASDPFVTAAGGTTVPFSATFSLGTVNITQEQPWSWQYLQNLGYQGLFPIGTGGGVSVIFPRPWYQFGVSGVQNSAANQAFTDSQGILYGSPFTYNLPRNYPGRNLPDLSMDADPETGYLVYWSAGGGWLAGYGGTSFVAPQLNGITALIDQYVGGRVGFLDPVFYRLMQQNGYGANQPFNDLTTGNNWYWSAVPGYDPASGIGTPNVANLAQAIKSMG from the coding sequence GTGGGACTGTGGAAACAACTTGCTTTCGGGCTGCCTGCCGCGCTCGGCATGCTGGCCGTCGGGGTGCCGACCATGGACGCGGACGCTGTGCAGGCGGCGCCGCTCGCCAATCCGTCGACGGAAAACGCGCAGGATCTGGGGCCCGCCAACGCGAGCCAGACCGTCACGGCGTCGGTCATTCTGCGCGTGCAGAACCCGACGGCTTTGCAGAACTATATCCAGCAGACAGAGACGCCGGGCAGCGCGCAGTATCACAAGTTTTTGACGACGAGCCAATTCGCCGCGCAGTTCGCGCCCTCGTCTCAGACCATTCAGCAAATCGAGCAGGAGCTTCAGCAGTACGGCCTGCAGGTGGTGAACGTCAGCGCGGATCATCTGGATCTCCAGGTGCAGGGGACCATCCAGCAGTTTGATCACGCGTTCAACACCGTGATCGACTTGTTCAAGGCAAACGGCCAGGTGTTCCGCGCGCCGAAGAAGCCGCCGCAGATTCCGGTGGCGCTCCTCACCAACGTGCTCGCGGTGGTGGGCCTCGATACGGCGAACGCGGCGCAGTCGCTCACCGTAAAGACGCCGAATGTGTCGGGGATGCCGTCTCCTAAAGCGGTGCTGCCGCAAGGAGGCAGCACGGCGACGGGCACGCCGGGGAGCTACACCGTCGGCGACACGGCGAATCGCTACGACATCAATCCACTCTATCAACAGGGCATCACGGGCAAGGGCGAGACGGTCGGCATTGTGACGCTGTCGAGCTTTAACCCACAGGACGCCTACACCTACTGGAAGGGCATTGGCCTGCACGTGGCGCAGAACCGCATTCAGATGGTGAACGTTGACGGCGGTGGCCAGATGGACGACGGCTCTGTCGAGACGGCGCTCGACGTGGAGCAGGCGGGCGGCATCGCACCGAGCTCCAACGTTGTGGTGTATGATGCGCCAAACACGGATCAGGGCTTTATCGATGCGTTTTACCAGGCCGTTTCCGACAACCAGGTGGACTCGCTGTCGGTAAGTTGGGGGCAGCCGGAGATCGACTATTTGCCTCAGATGAACCAGGGACAGTCGTACGTCGATGAGTTACTCGCATTCACGCAGGCGTTCATGGAGGCGGCGGCTCAAGGCATCTCCGTCTATGCGGCAGCCGGGGATTCTGGTGCGTACGATACGGCTCGGGACTTCCCGCCCTCGCAAGGGTTTTCGACGCCGCTGACGGTCGACTTCCCGGCGTCGGATCCGTTCGTCACGGCGGCGGGTGGCACGACGGTGCCGTTTTCCGCCACCTTCTCGCTCGGCACGGTCAACATCACGCAGGAGCAGCCGTGGTCGTGGCAATACCTGCAGAACCTCGGCTACCAAGGGCTTTTCCCCATCGGTACAGGGGGCGGCGTAAGCGTTATTTTTCCGCGCCCATGGTATCAGTTCGGCGTGAGTGGCGTGCAGAACAGCGCGGCGAATCAGGCCTTCACCGACTCGCAGGGCATATTATACGGTTCTCCTTTCACCTACAACCTGCCGAGAAACTATCCGGGCCGGAATCTGCCGGACCTCTCGATGGACGCGGATCCGGAGACGGGTTATCTCGTGTATTGGAGCGCAGGGGGCGGCTGGCTGGCGGGCTACGGTGGCACGAGTTTTGTGGCGCCGCAGCTGAACGGCATCACGGCGCTCATCGATCAGTACGTCGGCGGCCGCGTCGGCTTCCTCGACCCGGTCTTCTATCGACTCATGCAGCAGAACGGGTATGGTGCGAATCAGCCGTTCAACGACTTGACGACCGGGAACAACTGGTATTGGTCCGCGGTGCCCGGGTACGATCCGGCCTCCGGAATTGGTACGCCGAATGTCGCCAACCTGGCGCAGGCCATCAAGTCGATGGGTTGA
- a CDS encoding GntR family transcriptional regulator, whose amino-acid sequence MIAGVTYGVAKKTLGEQAYEAIREEILSLRLHPGQTVYESDFTRMLNMSRTPVREAVRALAMERLIEVLPQRGMKVALISERQVEETRFVRESLELAVVRRVAEDVSRDASVRARLEREMARSLQDQREAAEAGDALQFMHADDAFHQIFLQHFDNETLSAIVAQMRGHLNRVRMLSLFEPERMKRLVGEHERVAEAVLSGDADKSAEAMHHHLAKLMEDLPGIKARHPAFFGP is encoded by the coding sequence GTGATCGCGGGTGTGACCTACGGTGTGGCCAAGAAGACGCTCGGAGAACAGGCGTATGAGGCCATCCGCGAGGAGATTTTGTCGCTTCGGCTGCATCCGGGGCAGACGGTCTACGAGTCGGATTTCACGCGCATGTTGAACATGAGCCGCACGCCGGTGCGCGAAGCGGTGCGCGCGCTTGCGATGGAGCGGCTGATTGAGGTGCTGCCCCAGCGGGGCATGAAGGTGGCCCTGATTTCGGAACGGCAGGTGGAAGAGACCCGATTCGTTCGGGAGAGCCTGGAGCTCGCGGTCGTCCGCCGCGTCGCCGAGGACGTCTCGCGGGACGCGTCGGTGCGTGCCCGGCTGGAGAGGGAGATGGCGAGATCGCTCCAGGACCAGCGGGAGGCGGCCGAGGCGGGGGATGCGCTCCAATTTATGCACGCGGACGATGCGTTTCACCAGATCTTTCTGCAGCACTTCGACAACGAGACGCTCTCGGCCATCGTGGCGCAGATGCGGGGGCATCTGAACCGGGTGCGGATGCTTTCGCTCTTCGAGCCGGAGCGGATGAAGCGGCTCGTCGGAGAGCACGAGCGGGTCGCCGAGGCGGTGCTTTCGGGCGACGCCGATAAGTCTGCGGAGGCGATGCACCATCACCTGGCGAAGCTGATGGAGGATCTGCCTGGGATTAAAGCTCGCCATCCGGCGTTCTTTGGCCCCTGA
- a CDS encoding SDR family NAD(P)-dependent oxidoreductase translates to MRLQDKVALVTGGGRGIGAAIARRFAQEGADVCLVSRTEAELEAQAQWIASQTGRAALPVVCDVSNPADVERAVAAAEERFGRIDILVNAAGISVAAPSTDLSFERWKACLNINLDGTFLFCQVVGRGMIARGQGGKIINITSIVAHAGIPERATYAASKGGVRQLTQALAVEWAKHNIQVNAISPGFIMTEIVRDYIQRGIHKPEKLVARIPAGRMGQPDDIAGPAVFLASNDSDYVTGTILIADGGFLANGYV, encoded by the coding sequence ATGCGGTTACAAGATAAGGTGGCGCTCGTGACGGGCGGCGGGCGGGGTATTGGCGCCGCGATTGCGCGCCGATTCGCGCAGGAGGGCGCCGACGTCTGCCTCGTCAGCCGGACGGAGGCCGAGCTCGAGGCACAGGCGCAGTGGATTGCGTCGCAAACGGGGCGCGCCGCGTTGCCTGTGGTGTGCGATGTGTCAAATCCGGCGGACGTCGAGCGCGCGGTGGCGGCCGCCGAGGAGCGCTTTGGCCGGATCGACATTCTGGTCAACGCGGCGGGCATCTCCGTCGCGGCCCCTTCCACGGATCTCTCCTTCGAGCGATGGAAGGCGTGCTTGAACATCAATCTCGACGGGACGTTTCTGTTCTGTCAGGTGGTGGGGCGCGGGATGATTGCGCGCGGGCAGGGCGGAAAGATCATCAACATCACGTCGATTGTGGCGCACGCAGGGATCCCGGAGCGGGCGACGTATGCGGCGAGCAAGGGCGGCGTGCGGCAGCTCACGCAGGCGCTCGCGGTGGAGTGGGCGAAGCACAACATCCAGGTGAACGCCATCAGTCCGGGCTTCATCATGACGGAGATTGTGCGCGATTACATCCAGCGCGGCATTCACAAGCCCGAGAAGCTCGTCGCGCGCATCCCAGCCGGCCGTATGGGCCAACCCGACGACATCGCGGGCCCAGCGGTGTTTCTTGCCTCAAACGATTCCGACTACGTCACGGGCACCATTCTTATCGCCGACGGCGGGTTTCTCGCCAACGGCTACGTGTGA